The Primulina huaijiensis isolate GDHJ02 chromosome 10, ASM1229523v2, whole genome shotgun sequence region AGACACAGGAAAAAATGGCAGAGGCCTATCTTAATGAGCTTCACAACAGAAGTCTAATTGGGGTAGCAGAAACATCTCTCGATGGAGCCCCACTATCGTTTCGTATCCATGACATTCTACGAGAATACATCATTTTGAAATCTAGAGAACAAAATCTGTTTACAGGAACTGGCGAAGGGGACATGACACGTCCTGATAAGATCCGACGCATGGCAATTCATAGTAGATCTAAAGGGACATACAATGTAAAGTATCTTCGCTCTTTGTTTTGGTTGGATTTTTCAGAATATGCAGAATCAGTACTCGTCTTCCATGAGGTTTTGGGGCATTGCAGAATATTGAAGGTATTGAGTCTAAGAAAAGCTCCAATAGATAGCATCCCAAATGATGTATTCAAACTATATCACCTCAAATATCTCAACTTAAGCGGAACAAATATCTCTGTCATTCCAAAATCAATGCGAAATCTTCAAAACCTAGAGACATTATATCTCGACCAAACCCAAGTGACCGAATTCCCCGTTGAGATTCTGAAGCTTAGCAAACTTCGGCATATCCTAGTAGGAACGTCCTACAGCACAAATCCAGTCACATTTCCTGTACAGGGCTGTAAGGCGCCATATGAAATAGGATCTTATTTGACATCCTTGCAAACTCTTCGTTGGATAGATGCAGACGAAGCGGATGGCATTAAAATAGTGCAACAAGTAGGGAAGCTAACTCAACTCCGAAGGTTAGGCATCACAAAGCTGAGAAGAGAAGATGGAATGGATCTTTGCTTGTCGCTAGTGAATCTTACCAACCTGCGGGCGCTTCACATTTCATCCATTGAGGATGAGGTGATTGATTTGGATCACTCTTTGTCTTCTCTACCTTTGCCATTTCTTTGTATAATTTGTCTCTACGGCCGTTTGGAGAAGCTTCCTCGGTGGGCATATTCGCTTCATGGGCTTACTGTACTACGATTATGGGGGAGTAGACTAAGAGAGGATCCATTAGAAAACCTTGGAGATTTGCCCAACATGGTATGCCTACAGATTGGTATGTTTGCATATGAAGGCGAAGAATTGATTTTCAAGGGCAGAAAATTTCAGAAGCTTGAAAGATTGTCTCTAGGGAATTTAAGAGGGTTGAGATGTGTGAGAGTGGAGAAGGATTCCATGCCTCGCCTGGTACGATTGGACTTAGAAGATTGTAAACGAATGGAGGAATTGCCGGAGGGAATCGAGCATCTGAGGGATCTTCAGTATGCGTTTATCTGGAATATGTCGGAGAAATTCAATGGGAGAGTTGCTGATCAGAAACACAGAGGAGGGCATGAGTGGAAGCTTGCGCATGTCCCCAGAgttgagatttgggaaaaggaTGGATTGAAACCAAAGCAGCTCAAGTTGTGAAACAATGTATCTATCTTATATTTCAGTGTTCaaaaatctattattattatataattgtgattttttttttgtctaattaattgtttttttcctTCATGTTTTCGTTTATTGTATTTGTGATGTTGGGTATAGCTTATGCATgctaaaaaatatgttttgcaaatgtttatatttaaaaattattttaataaaatatggtcaaaaattttattgtgatatatttttttataaaaaaattctgatttttaaatctttttactTGTGACCGTTGGCTAGAAtgtatgtgtttaaataaaaattttttgcAACCAACttttttttgtggtttatatttataaattatttgaataaaatacgGTAAAAAATAATTGTGATTAAAGCCGTCAATTTGTGTTGGGTCCTTCGGTTTGACCCACACAGCTCATTTAAAGGTAGGTCTAAATGAGCCCGCAcatgtttatattaaatatctatatatctaatattatcGATTTTCAATCATAAATTCATCATATAGAGGGGAAAATATCGTCTTGATTTATAATTGTGATGTTACTATCTTGTTTAAAAATTGTGGGTCATTGAGATATTTTTTTAGTCTCTGAAAATTGAGTATTAAAGTTAACATTTTGTTTTTGGCTTCCTGACGATATGTTtttaaacatattaattttaagttatttttatcagtatagtGAGGGTTAAACAcgttattacaatatataaatattatcatctctttaaattaatattcattttcatgtttgacatattatgggtcttcgaaaaataaagaataataaattcaagcaaATGAATACACAATGTCTGGAAACCAGAATTATGTGGTAGcgagaattaaaatataaatcaataaatttttagtgaatttatcgatgttaagatatacaacaaatcttatatatcataatatataaaatttcaaccttataaatgaaataaatcaagcatatatgaaatatacaaaatttcatTACAAATACAATCAAGTAATCTATTGTAATTATGTTTATTCTACAAGAATGCTTGTCAAACTCAGTTATTGTGgatttaacatatattaaatcagcaaactaaataGCGTGTCAATCAAACTAATTGAATTTCCTGATTAGTTTTTTAtattgataatttgtttcatttagtatattaaataataagacATTGTTACTATAAcaacgaatttttttaaatgttcataaagacTCAATCACTAATTCATGCGGAAAAACAATTATCAacatactatattgaaaacattctaAGTAATTCAGCACATGTTCTGAAAatcttctaattaattaagaaagattcatttacaataatcagaTCTTTTTGGACTAACACAATTTGTTTCATATGATATTCATCACAATTACTTATTAGtatgttaatttttaaatctgtatgttgtatatattttttaaaaaagttcttaaataattatcaatatatttatttgatacttcaatattaatattttaaaatatattagtttATGTCTATATTGTATGCGTGAAACATTTCTAatcttgattaaaaaaaatcaataaaaattctaaaaattaattaggtagaacataaaaaattaaacaattaaacaaaagataggaaataaaaattaaataattttctattACTTATAAATTACTAATATCGACTTCTAAAAATTGAATTTGGTGAGAGTGGTGGTCACTATTTACTAAAAAAATCAAAGGCTAATGTTTGAATGAGTCATACTGGTTGACTGCCACACTGCGACGTTAATAAAGTAAAAATGAAGGATAAGtgagttaataaaaaaaaatataatgtgcTAAGCTGAATgaaactcatatatataagtatctcacttgaTAAGTAGTTAACTCATCTTATGTTTTGTCATTGCACAAAGTGAGAGTTCATGCATTGTGGCTAATTTTTTCTAAACACCTAAgcttaaatgtgatcaattaatcaaataattattatactttgtatacaacaataaatagattaatacatttgaagatagaaaaaataatgtattggcaatgataaaaaaaattgttatattAACACTGTGATTATCTAATatctatattaaatttaacatccaatatttgaaaatgtgtttattgagataaagactatgatgataaactaaaaataatagtttatttatcattgtaatgtaaaaataatgtgatcgttattcAGAATCAAAAACTGGTGTAATTCGACTTTTTCATTGAATTATATAAACAATTCTCTGAATATATTTAGTtggataaacatgttaaatatatttaaattaaatagtagaaTTTAATGATGGGGAGGAATGTATTAATTCAATTATCAATTTGGACTTCCGATTTTGTCAACATGCtattttttctgattttttttattttaaaatataaattatcaaatagatgaaaatgatttttttttctacttaTGTATAATATCAACTATATATTTTACCCAGATGTCTTATAAATttgtatgataaaaaaaaaattatttgcataaacttatttgttgggtacaataattgatcatgttttgtataaTAATTGAATTGTTGTGCTTGAGATGTCCtcctatttaaaaaatttgacttGTACCATTACCATcatctataacttttggtaaaacaatACGCTCGATCTTATAATTGATATCAGAGGCAAAGTCACGAGTTTGATTCTCAGTGATTGCAATTATTAGGAGAGAtattgttgggtacaataattgtctctgttgGGTAggcgcttgagctgttgtatggtttaaaagatttgacttGTATCGTTGCCATCAGCTAtatcttttggtaaagcggcaaatgTTTGGCCCTTCATTATTCGATTGTAAAACTAGAAGAAACAagttgcatcaacttttagttttgaattggtCACTTACAcgttactcgatttttaaatttagaagcattcttCAGTTTTCAGATATTGTTGTATATTGTATTAAAATTGATTGTTTTCAAATTGAAGAAATACACAATAAAACTCATATAagtattattaacaaaaacatttcaATGAAGTATTGGATTTGTCGAtcatcaaaataagaaataaacagaGTTTGATCATTGAGTGAGAAATGAGATATCTAAAGGAAGTTATAATTGTCACAATGAAATAGTGcacctacatgcatttatcactttattttgcaactaaaaggtcaaaaaaatttccaactattatttttatatcatatttaaaataattatgaatccaaattttcattatttgagtttgtatttcttatgaaaaatcattgtgaatcaattgaatttgaaaattcttataacTATGTATATCACATCTTAATATATCAGCTTAAATCCATGTAATAAAAAACTataaaatgaacttattcatatttaatttacaaaaatttCAGGGCTTTAATTTTTCTGGAATTTCAAACACGGTTAGAAATAAAATTCTCAACAcgtttttaacaaaaaaattcataCGATTGAGAAAGACTGACTCTTATACCAATGTTGCAGTACcgttttctcgcacccaaggtgcagcggaagtttaaaatttttagttatGACACTCAAAAAGTTCATTGGCATCGTATGATTAAAACAtctgttaggatcggtttgatGGGtcagagtgtttagaaggggggttgaataaacactcgtGGATTTTTGGACTCTTTTAAAAATAGTGAATCAGTTTGGTAAAAAACTGACTCAAGAATCTTGTTGTcgatatcagtcagttaactagTTGAACTGCGGAAATAAACTAATTGATAGATTGAATACTTAAAGAATAACTGAAATACTGAACACaatgatttttatggatgttcagggATTTCAAACACTcttacgtcacctcttctatcacaaggatatgttttcactaaaatattttgattgattacagaaactgtaataacccacttcggTTTGGACTTAAACACTGTTAAAATGAAAATCTTAGTTTCTTACAACTTATCAGTACATAAACTGATTATTTTTCGTAGCACAACTAATCTTAAAAGATCGATTACAACAATGTAATATGCTAGTGTTTTCGCTCAAATGATAGCCTGAATGCTATGAATATATCTGTGAAGTGTGAGCTTTTGTAAATATCTCAACTGATCTCTGAGTAACTGAATAGTTCACTTGTTCACTCTTTcgaaaatttttaatcaaaaatcTCTTGAATCGATCTTCTTCTTACTGAACTCCTCAGCTATATATAGGCTTTGCTCCCAACAAtacattgaatgcattaattGATACATATCTGTTTATTCGTCCTTTCTGAGTGTGTCAACATCCTTATGAAAATAGTACGATGTTGCAATCTACTATGCGGCGCTCTTTCTGTTAGTTGCAGTCTACTGCATACGATTTGTCGTTGACAGCTGAGCTAACTGATGATGTGTAAAATTGATCAGGAGTTCGACTATTTGACTGATCAATTGAATTGACTTAAGTCGTCATGTTCAGTTATAACTAATAGTTCAGTTGGCTTTACATATTCAGTTAACTTTGTTCAGTTCGATTGCATCCgatcatttaactcattgatctTCAATTCAGACAACTTCAGTTTAGGTAGCTTCAGTTAGAATTACTTCAGTTGAGTGGTTTCAGGTTAGCTGATCAGTTCTGCAAACTACAATACTTTATTTGTCAAATTCCGAAATTCTAATAATTTCctcttttttggtgtttgacaaaacttagaatacGAGAACTGatagtagataaaataatattcaatagaaatgtacagattcgtacataATAAGAATAAAGATCAAATGAACTGTTAAACTGTCAAACTGATCGGACTATACATCATTTCTTAGCTTTCTTATCCGCTGGTCCTTGATCAGTTGGATGTTCAGTCCTTTTCTTAGAAGTACCACCTTTATCTTGACTTAGCTTTTGTTCATCTTTcccttttttgtcaacaccCGCCGTGTGAGAGACAAGAAGGAGTTCTGAACTGTCTTTAGATATTGCATTAAGCATTTGTCTTGCATTGCGTCCATTCTCTGGGACAAACTTGTATGCACAAAGTCAATTCTGTTGATGAGCATATCCTGGGTTTGGAACAAAGCTGGTACCGTGACTCTATCTTTCTTCAGTTTGTCAACGGCAAAGAACATATCAGTTATGTCCTTGGTGATCTTCTTCAGATCCTTCATGGTATGTTCTTTGATGGAATTAAATCTCAGCGTATGCATTAATTGAGTGGGTTTGACTTCCAAAACTGTTGATATAAGATTGTGCAAACTGGACTGAATTTGTTCGATCATAATGTCAGTAGCAATTGAGATTTCAGTAGAGAGAGGTTCGGTTACTACTGGTGCTTTGCCTTTGTCCTTCTCACTGAAAGTCACCATTGCTAAGACTTGGGATCCAGTCTCAGTTTTCTGTTCCAATTCAACAATGAATTCTTCAACTGCATACTTGTTGGAACATTCTATGTTCGCAATCttgcttgattttgatgttaacaaaacttgttattttgttactaacaaatttacctaagtgcgcagtaACTTAACTGAAGCTATCGAAAACGCAAACTGAAATTACCAACTGATTGaccgaactgaaccagttcaactgatgtatCGAAGAACAGTTACTACTGATGCTTTGCATTTGTCCTTCTCACTGAAAGTCACCATTGCTAAGGCTTGggattcagcagaagaccttcagaagcccgaccagctgatgaagagctcaaccaaccagttcaactgaatcagcgaaatcagttcagctgacgagccaactgatttcactacaCCAGCGCAAGACCaattcaactgaccagttcagaacatcagttaggaaccGACCAGTTGCGGAACACGACAACTAATATAAGTGGAATCCAACtgtgcacaaaggtacaaatCAATTGTACGATCAATGTACAATTAtaaacgttgcatcagagcttaaagacaaaacgttccAGAGTCAATAAAAGATAAAACACAATTCAAGGAACGGATTCAAAATGTaacggatacaattattgagtcttaCTGTACGGTCAAGTCTCGCCTATACATAGAAGATGAAGATCAGTTAAGACTCGAAGCGGAAGAAGAATATACATTGTGTGGAAAAACAGGAGAGGGCACACATATTGCATAACAGCTTATAAGGAAGCAATTAGCCCAGTCGAGGGAACACTccaaagttatatcagcttagattagaagcttatttccctcagtgtgtgagaacactttcgtgttgtattcattGTTAAGTTCTCACACACCcatacacaatcactcacatatatcagAGAGTAGAGCTTAAAAGAtcagttgagtgagtcttgtacaaagacgtaaaacttgtttatgtagtctttaacgcatagacgttaaacaagtgttggctggaaggtgatgccttcagtctagactaggagttcagttaggcagtagggtaattcctaagctgagtgggtttatacaagtagttgtataaatcaaattcttctagtgaatcctacaAGAGGtggtagaagaggtgacgtaatatcatttgaagtctctgaacatccataaatctgaacttttttaaaaacaattattttgaCAACGTCCTTCGAAAAcattcaaataagatattttcaattcaactttcttaaaaacaattattttgaCAACATATacgctttttttaaaaaaatatatcaaaaaaatttttcTGAGTCACAATTTTTCCTCTTTTATTTATGCCATGAAATTGACATTTTAACTTAATAATTGGAAATGATTTTCACTTGGCATTTTCTATTATGTAAGAATTCATGGGGTATATGAATAGTTATAGTTAGGGTGATCAAGATACGATTTGACGGATCTCATACTAAATTCAAACCGAATTGTTGTGTACAGTTCGGtttcaaaaatgtttttaatagcgatttttatgtaaaattagATGTGTGATAGCATACTTTTGGTTGTTTTTTCAATAAACAAAGAATGGTTGCTAGGTATaaacaaaatttgatttattaatacAGTAgaaccaaaatatttaaattgatataaaaatattatatgaagTTAGAatgatttcaaataaaaaatgtagTCCAAAATCCAAATCATACAAAAATGATGTTAGATCATGTCAAATTTTATCAATAAATAAATGGAGCGACACATTTAATTATACAtagaaacaaatatttaatattacaCTATGATATTAGCTTCATTTTCGAGAGTTTcgagagtgggtctcatgtgagaccgtctcacggatcctcatctgtgagacgggtcaactctatcgatattcacaataaaaagtaatactcttagcataaaaagtaatactttttcatggatgacccaaataaagatccgtctcacaaaatacgatccgtgagaccgtctcatacaagtttttgcccattttcgatcattattatttattaataggcatatttttttccataaatcTTGCTatgaaaaataatcaatttcACTACCACAATCAAGGCGCAAATATTAGATTGATAGTCATCTTAAAATTAAAGTTATCTAAAAGATCAACTAAACAATGAATAAATGTTTTTAGTCTTTCGATGGTTAAAATTCTATCTTTTCGTTAAATAATGATCATAATAAAAGCAAAAACtggttataaataataatttagcattatttttattatatagactaatgtcaaatttaaatcaatctattgaaattaaaataaactatGTAATGCAAgatcatttttttatggatgtcaTAATTTCAAAAGTCTTCCCTTTTGAAATtctaataaacttttattagaATTGTACTAAGAATGTTTCTAAatctaataaaattttattttgttaacaAATTGGTTTATGTTAGATATAAAATGAGTAATATAAAATTGtatgttaaataattttaaaaaattaattattttaattatgtcatAGGTCAGTgcgatttttcattaaaattgcCACCAAACCATATTACATGGTGCGGTTTGATCAATCACAGTTTTGGTgaaacaattaaacagcggtgTGGTGGGGTTCAATTAGATCAAGTTTAGCAGTTTTGTATAAACTTTGATCAGCACTATGTTAGGATCGGTGGAAGACAAATATTGAGCTACAATAGTTCgattatttaaatattgaacattgataatatttaattttattatatcaagactataaatataattttttacgtctttgtgtaaaGACTATCACTCAAATATTCATTGAAGTTCAACTATCTTTTGTGTGAGTGATGTGTGTGTGATGATTTAATCCTTTACAGTGTatatatatctatgtatatccTCACACTTAGGCTTGCTCttattctatttaattttcttcagACAGGCTACCCATGTTTTGAATCTCCTTCAAAAGCTTGTATTTAAtcttcaaaatattatatttattggcttcatgaatgatatatatgctagatacaaaaatataaacattgAGAAAGATTTTGGACATTTTCTGATATTAAAACGGTCATTTCTGTCTTGCTGACCACTTTTCTCGATCTCTGCTGAATTCATCACCGCTGATTTTGGGTCTGCTGGAATCATCGTTGCTAATTTGGGTTTGAGATATGCTGAATTCATCCTACGTGGAACCGAAAAATTCATAACAGTTTATCAACTTCTTAAGCTCCAATTCAGAATCAGTTTCCTGGATTCATTTTGATTGAGCGGATATTTATGAGAATCTAGGTGTTGTGGTATAGACTGA contains the following coding sequences:
- the LOC140985778 gene encoding disease resistance protein RPM1-like, with the translated sequence MAESAASFLFNQLTLFLQQEQELLEGIGDNAVYIRDELGQMRAFLRAADEKEETDPQLKEWVKKVREITYDTEDVLERYMLKLAHLHCDADGYKRYVKKMYASVKKLILRHQIASEFRKIKLRMENVAKTQLRFKDIYGFKNQESSSSSKTYDTRGDALLLEEEEVVGIEEPKKQLVEWLKQTDDGLMVISVVGMGGLGKTTLVKKIYDDSSVNANFDCHVWVTVSENIDLDRLLRDMINQLTSEAKLQPPENLEAMNGDGMKEHVYKFLKDKTYMIVLDDVWKVDVWESIRYSFPRNNARGRIIITTRLYNIGNAACIETGGHLYNLAPLTAENSEKLFYRKAFPRNSCPSYLNEISKSILKRCEGLPLAIVVIGGLLATKNNNFEDWKIFERTIGLELQGDYLKRLNKLLSLSYYDLPYYLKACFLYLSIFPEDYLLTKLELIRIWIAEGFVEPKDGKTQEKMAEAYLNELHNRSLIGVAETSLDGAPLSFRIHDILREYIILKSREQNLFTGTGEGDMTRPDKIRRMAIHSRSKGTYNVKYLRSLFWLDFSEYAESVLVFHEVLGHCRILKVLSLRKAPIDSIPNDVFKLYHLKYLNLSGTNISVIPKSMRNLQNLETLYLDQTQVTEFPVEILKLSKLRHILVGTSYSTNPVTFPVQGCKAPYEIGSYLTSLQTLRWIDADEADGIKIVQQVGKLTQLRRLGITKLRREDGMDLCLSLVNLTNLRALHISSIEDEVIDLDHSLSSLPLPFLCIICLYGRLEKLPRWAYSLHGLTVLRLWGSRLREDPLENLGDLPNMVCLQIGMFAYEGEELIFKGRKFQKLERLSLGNLRGLRCVRVEKDSMPRLVRLDLEDCKRMEELPEGIEHLRDLQYAFIWNMSEKFNGRVADQKHRGGHEWKLAHVPRVEIWEKDGLKPKQLKL